In one window of bacterium DNA:
- a CDS encoding Ppx/GppA family phosphatase yields the protein MTPSSSEKPDDRPLAAVVDLGTNAARLAMAHLDAQGQLVSHGRWRELIRLGEGVAATKRISPDAFRRGLACLERFVRVIAAHPVDRLDAIATSVLRDAVNGVEFLEAAKEAGIPLRIIGAEEEARLAQAGALSSLGAIPPRAFVFDIGGGSLELIEAEGEEARKVASLPAGVVYLTERHLREMPTPAGEVATCVAEVRRLLAGSGFSAIGDDAVPLVGCGGTVALAWFVREGAPGLQGINGVELTREEISSWIPRFAGLSRAARTELEGFEPGREDVALAGLIVVREVIERLGREKFRVSTGGVREGRLLEMLKEN from the coding sequence ATGACACCCTCCTCCTCAGAGAAACCGGACGATCGGCCGCTTGCAGCCGTCGTGGATCTCGGTACGAACGCGGCCCGCCTCGCGATGGCACACCTCGACGCGCAGGGCCAACTCGTGTCCCATGGCCGGTGGCGCGAGTTGATCCGGCTCGGCGAGGGCGTCGCCGCAACGAAGCGGATCTCGCCGGATGCCTTTCGGCGCGGGCTGGCGTGTCTGGAGCGGTTTGTGCGGGTCATCGCGGCGCATCCGGTGGACCGTCTCGATGCCATTGCCACCAGCGTCCTGCGTGATGCCGTGAACGGGGTGGAGTTTTTGGAGGCGGCGAAGGAAGCGGGAATCCCGCTCCGCATCATCGGCGCCGAGGAGGAGGCGCGGCTGGCCCAGGCGGGGGCGCTTTCGAGTTTGGGCGCCATCCCCCCACGGGCGTTTGTCTTCGACATCGGCGGCGGGAGCCTGGAGCTGATCGAGGCGGAGGGAGAAGAGGCCCGGAAAGTGGCGAGCCTGCCCGCGGGGGTGGTCTATCTCACCGAGCGCCACCTGCGGGAGATGCCAACTCCGGCGGGGGAGGTAGCAACTTGTGTGGCCGAGGTCCGGAGGCTTTTGGCCGGCAGCGGCTTTTCCGCAATCGGGGATGATGCGGTCCCGTTGGTCGGTTGCGGCGGGACGGTGGCGCTCGCATGGTTTGTCCGGGAGGGCGCGCCGGGTTTGCAGGGGATCAACGGAGTGGAGCTGACCCGGGAGGAGATCTCGTCATGGATTCCCCGCTTCGCCGGCCTCAGCCGCGCTGCCCGAACGGAGCTTGAGGGTTTTGAGCCGGGCCGCGAAGATGTGGCCCTGGCCGGCCTGATTGTGGTCCGGGAGGTGATCGAGCGGCTCGGGAGGGAGAAATTCCGCGTCTCGACGGGAGGGGTGCGGGAGGGGCGCTTGCTGGAAATGTTGAAAGAGAATTAA
- a CDS encoding YceD family protein, whose product MKADLEISLVRIPDDGLDLDLVVEAADLGIEGEDWPPATDIRIRGRLEKTGEEAVFRGRVSGKLLLVCSLGLAELPFPVDEPLMIYFQPLPAHRPVEEEEVELEERSLDISFIKGGRVELAPPVRDIIGLAIPIQPRCPGKCLGEAPEMCRHLLEGEGVGDKEHIDPRWASLREWKR is encoded by the coding sequence GTGAAGGCTGACCTCGAGATTTCCCTTGTGCGCATTCCGGACGATGGTCTCGATCTCGATTTGGTGGTCGAGGCGGCCGATTTGGGGATTGAGGGAGAGGATTGGCCCCCGGCAACGGACATCCGGATCAGGGGCAGGCTGGAGAAGACAGGCGAGGAGGCTGTTTTTCGGGGAAGGGTCAGCGGCAAGCTCCTTTTGGTGTGCAGCCTGGGGCTGGCCGAGTTGCCGTTTCCCGTGGATGAGCCGCTGATGATCTATTTCCAGCCGTTGCCGGCGCATCGGCCGGTGGAAGAGGAGGAGGTCGAACTCGAAGAGCGGAGCCTCGACATTTCCTTCATCAAGGGGGGAAGGGTCGAACTCGCTCCCCCGGTTCGCGATATCATCGGGCTGGCCATCCCGATTCAGCCGAGGTGTCCGGGAAAGTGTCTCGGCGAGGCGCCCGAGATGTGCCGCCATCTGCTCGAAGGCGAGGGGGTGGGCGATAAGGAACACATAGATCCCCGCTGGGCGTCCCTTCGGGAGTGGAAGAGATAG
- the rpmF gene encoding 50S ribosomal protein L32, with amino-acid sequence MGLPKRRHSQTRGRKRRTHYKVATPTVALCSHCGKAVPPHRVCTACGHYKGKKVLAVKEA; translated from the coding sequence ATGGGACTTCCCAAACGCCGCCATTCGCAGACGCGGGGCCGCAAACGCAGAACCCACTACAAGGTCGCGACACCCACGGTTGCGCTTTGCTCCCATTGCGGCAAGGCCGTTCCGCCGCACCGGGTCTGCACGGCTTGTGGGCATTACAAAGGGAAAAAAGTTCTCGCTGTAAAGGAAGCCTAG
- the plsX gene encoding phosphate acyltransferase PlsX, with protein MKIAVDAMGGDHAPAAVVEGALLAYREFGIETILVGVPERVDAEIARLAARDVPFEIREATQVVEMGESPSKSFKSKPDSSIRVAVELVKEGEADAVFSAGDTGGAFVASLHILQRMKGVIRPAIAALIPTLKGFSVMLDVGANFDPKAQQLFQYGIMGAVYSEAVLGKKNPTIGLLNVGDEDSKGTDSLKTAFQLFHRSGMNFVGNVEGNTIFQGGMDVIVCDGFTGNVALKVSESLSEMLTSILREEITQSWRNKLGYMFLQNGIKSMRKRTDYSEYGAAPLLGLNGLCTIGHGRSNAKAVKNALKTTAHIVRQRLDERIQEQIDQHLTLQRSAERGWRLWNHIRSGIFPGDNSEEELPEIKA; from the coding sequence ATGAAAATAGCCGTTGATGCCATGGGTGGCGATCACGCTCCTGCCGCTGTTGTCGAGGGGGCTCTGCTTGCCTACCGGGAGTTCGGGATTGAAACCATCCTGGTCGGGGTTCCCGAGCGGGTCGATGCCGAGATTGCCCGGCTGGCGGCGCGAGATGTTCCTTTTGAAATTCGGGAAGCGACCCAGGTCGTGGAAATGGGAGAGTCCCCTTCGAAGTCGTTTAAGAGCAAGCCTGACTCCTCCATCCGCGTGGCTGTTGAATTGGTGAAGGAGGGCGAGGCCGACGCCGTATTCAGCGCCGGGGACACCGGGGGCGCCTTTGTCGCCTCGTTACACATTCTGCAGCGGATGAAGGGCGTCATCCGGCCGGCCATCGCTGCCCTGATCCCGACCTTGAAGGGCTTTTCCGTCATGCTCGATGTCGGGGCCAACTTCGACCCCAAGGCGCAGCAATTGTTCCAGTACGGCATCATGGGCGCGGTATACAGTGAGGCGGTGCTCGGCAAGAAGAATCCGACCATCGGCCTGCTGAATGTCGGCGATGAAGACTCGAAGGGGACCGACTCGCTCAAAACCGCGTTTCAGCTCTTTCACCGGAGCGGGATGAACTTTGTGGGCAACGTGGAAGGCAACACCATCTTCCAGGGAGGCATGGACGTGATCGTGTGCGACGGATTTACCGGCAACGTCGCCCTCAAGGTCAGCGAGAGCCTCAGCGAGATGCTCACCTCCATCCTGCGGGAGGAGATTACCCAGTCCTGGCGGAACAAACTCGGGTATATGTTCCTGCAAAACGGGATAAAATCCATGCGGAAGCGCACCGACTACTCCGAGTACGGTGCCGCCCCGTTGCTGGGTTTGAACGGTTTGTGCACAATTGGGCATGGCCGGAGCAACGCCAAGGCCGTCAAAAACGCCCTGAAAACGACCGCCCATATTGTACGGCAACGGCTGGACGAGAGGATTCAGGAGCAGATTGACCAGCATCTCACCCTGCAGCGGAGTGCCGAGCGCGGCTGGAGACTGTGGAACCATATCCGTTCCGGCATTTTTCCGGGAGATAACTCAGAAGAAGAGTTGCCCGAGATCAAGGCCTGA